CTTCGAATGGTCTGACAACTTGATAAGTTCTCCCGATTCCTGCACGAGCTATAAGATAAGGTCTTAATCTTGTGATATCCCTTCCCTGAAAACGAATATGCCCATCCTCAGGTGGATAGAAACCTGTGATAACATTGAAAAGCGTAGTCTTACCAGACCCGTTTGGTCCTATTAAACCAACGATACTCCCTTCTTCAACTTCCATATTTATACCGTTGAGTGCGTAGAGACCTCCAAATTTCTTAACAACGTTCTCTATACGAAGTATTATTTCTCGTGACATTCACTCAAGCACCCGACGCCTTTTGAATCTCTTATATAATATTTTATTTAGAAGCCCAACGATCCCAATGGGGAAGAATAACACAAGCATTATCAGAATTGCGCCAAAAATAATAAGATAGAAATAAGGGAAGGTAATTAGTAGAGCATCTTTAACCATAAAGTAGATAACCGAACCTATAAGCGGACCCAGGATAGTACCTGCTCCTCCTAATATCATAGCTATTAACATATCTACATTTCTGACTATATGGAAGTACTCCGGAAATGCAATCGCAAATTGCAGGCTCACGACCCCGCCAGCAAGTCCAGCGAAAAATGCCGCTAAAGCGTAAGTTAGAAGTTTGTATTTTGAGGTATTTACTCCCATTGCTTCAGCTACATCTTCGTCGGAATTTATAGCTCTAAGTCCATAGCCTACTCGACTCTTTGAGATGAAATAAGACACAAGAATTACGGCGGTAAGTATTATGATAAGATAAGTAAAAAGTAACTTGATATCATATCCAGGAATGAGCCCAAAAAGATAAATCCCCCTTCCTTCTCCCAACTCTCTAGTATTCAGTATAGTTACTCTAACAGCTTCGTTTATTCCTAATGTTGCAATAGCAAAATAATCACCTCTAAGTCTAAGTACCGGAAATCCAATCACCAAGGCAACTGAAGCTGCAACTAAACCTGATAAGATAATTAGCAAAGGAATTGGTATCATGAAACCAAAATTGCTAAGACCTACCACTGCTACTGCAAGTGTATAGGCACCAATACCATAGTAAACGACATGACCGAAATTGACATAACCTGAGAAACCAGTAATTAGATTGATGCTATATGCTAAGATCATTAACTCGATCATAGCATAAAGATAGCCTGTTGTTGCGGTAGCAG
The Candidatus Bathyarchaeota archaeon genome window above contains:
- a CDS encoding branched-chain amino acid ABC transporter permease — translated: MLKNQIFAFTKLNSLTLSLIFVVIIGIIGLTSATATTGYLYAMIELMILAYSINLITGFSGYVNFGHVVYYGIGAYTLAVAVVGLSNFGFMIPIPLLIILSGLVAASVALVIGFPVLRLRGDYFAIATLGINEAVRVTILNTRELGEGRGIYLFGLIPGYDIKLLFTYLIIILTAVILVSYFISKSRVGYGLRAINSDEDVAEAMGVNTSKYKLLTYALAAFFAGLAGGVVSLQFAIAFPEYFHIVRNVDMLIAMILGGAGTILGPLIGSVIYFMVKDALLITFPYFYLIIFGAILIMLVLFFPIGIVGLLNKILYKRFKRRRVLE